In Liquorilactobacillus hordei DSM 19519, the following proteins share a genomic window:
- the hisD gene encoding histidinol dehydrogenase produces MKIYRESLTEMKKIVARLTEQTTDLEIEQRVADIVENVRKNGDAALKDYEQKFDGILLDTFKVPTTKIDEAYDELSNDIKDSLLLAKKNIISYHELEKEQGFIDTNTPGIIRGQKVTPLERVGIYVPGGTAAYPSTILMTALPAKIAGVDEVIMVTPPQKDGINQTVLAAAKIAGVDAIYQIGGAQAIAALAYGTETIPAVNKIVGPGNIYVATAKKQVFGKVAIDMVAGPSEIGILADKSARPSELAADLLSQAEHDVRARAILITDDEQLAQAVSGEVTKQLETLPRKDIAMQSVNERGFIAVMESIPEMFELMNVVAPEHLEVQLEDAMKYLSLIRNAGSVFLGRYASEPLGDYVAGPNHVLPTGGTAKFSSPLGVYDFVKKTSFINFSEKSLADDLKAITTLARAEGLEAHARAIEARFNQKEN; encoded by the coding sequence ATGAAAATATATCGTGAATCTTTAACTGAAATGAAGAAAATAGTTGCAAGATTAACTGAACAGACGACGGATTTAGAAATTGAACAAAGAGTGGCAGACATTGTTGAGAATGTTAGAAAAAATGGTGATGCAGCACTTAAAGATTATGAACAAAAATTTGATGGTATTTTATTAGATACATTCAAAGTGCCCACGACAAAAATAGATGAGGCATATGATGAATTGTCAAATGATATTAAAGATTCGTTATTGTTGGCAAAGAAAAATATTATTAGTTACCATGAATTAGAAAAAGAACAAGGTTTTATTGATACTAATACACCAGGAATTATTAGAGGACAAAAAGTTACTCCATTGGAACGAGTTGGAATCTATGTACCAGGAGGCACAGCTGCATACCCTTCAACAATTTTGATGACTGCATTACCTGCAAAAATTGCAGGAGTAGATGAAGTTATCATGGTAACTCCACCACAAAAGGACGGAATTAATCAAACGGTTTTGGCAGCTGCTAAAATAGCAGGTGTTGACGCAATCTATCAAATTGGAGGAGCACAAGCAATTGCAGCTTTAGCATATGGAACGGAAACAATTCCAGCGGTCAATAAAATTGTTGGACCAGGAAATATTTATGTTGCAACTGCCAAAAAACAGGTTTTCGGGAAAGTAGCAATTGATATGGTTGCGGGGCCTTCCGAGATAGGTATCTTGGCTGATAAAAGTGCAAGGCCTAGTGAACTAGCTGCTGATTTGCTTTCCCAAGCAGAACATGATGTACGTGCTCGTGCAATTTTAATAACAGATGACGAACAATTAGCACAAGCAGTTAGTGGTGAAGTAACCAAGCAATTAGAGACGCTACCACGAAAAGATATTGCGATGCAGTCGGTAAATGAACGTGGATTCATTGCCGTGATGGAATCAATTCCAGAAATGTTTGAATTAATGAACGTTGTTGCCCCTGAGCATTTGGAAGTCCAACTTGAAGACGCAATGAAATACTTAAGTCTGATTAGAAATGCTGGATCTGTTTTCTTAGGTCGATATGCTAGTGAACCACTTGGAGATTATGTTGCTGGACCAAATCATGTATTACCAACTGGTGGTACAGCTAAATTTTCTTCTCCATTAGGAGTTTATGACTTTGTCAAGAAAACATCGTTTATTAATTTTTCAGAAAAATCATTAGCCGATGATTTGAAGGCTATCACAACGCTTGCTCGTGCCGAAGGACTTGAAGCACACGCACGTGCTATTGAAGCAAGATTCAATCAAAAGGAGAATTAG
- the hisH gene encoding imidazole glycerol phosphate synthase subunit HisH gives MISIIDYDAGNTFNVIKAFKYLGIEVQLTDNPEEILKSSGLILPGVGAFGPAKRSLEKKGLINVIKNAVLDKQIPILGICLGMQMLFEKSNEYGSHEGLELIPGEIIVIPEKHGLKVPQMGWNENQLKKNETDFAFIANEYTYFVHSYYAICDQQYLISTVDYGVEIPAMVQNKNVFGAQFHPEKSGDVGLNILKTFSEKVVK, from the coding sequence GTGATCTCAATAATTGATTATGATGCAGGGAACACCTTCAATGTAATTAAGGCATTTAAATACCTTGGAATTGAAGTTCAATTGACAGATAACCCTGAAGAAATTCTAAAAAGTTCTGGTTTGATCTTGCCAGGTGTAGGAGCTTTTGGACCGGCAAAGAGAAGTTTAGAAAAAAAAGGATTGATCAATGTTATAAAAAATGCAGTTTTGGATAAGCAAATTCCCATATTAGGAATTTGTCTCGGGATGCAAATGCTTTTTGAAAAATCAAATGAATATGGAAGTCATGAAGGCTTGGAACTTATTCCTGGGGAAATTATAGTCATTCCTGAGAAGCATGGGTTGAAGGTGCCTCAAATGGGTTGGAATGAAAACCAATTAAAGAAAAATGAAACTGATTTTGCTTTTATTGCTAATGAATATACATATTTCGTACATTCATACTATGCAATTTGTGATCAGCAATATTTAATTTCAACTGTTGATTATGGGGTAGAAATCCCAGCAATGGTCCAAAACAAAAATGTTTTTGGGGCACAATTTCATCCTGAAAAAAGTGGTGACGTAGGCTTGAATATTCTAAAGACATTTTCAGAAAAGGTGGTTAAATAA
- the hisG gene encoding ATP phosphoribosyltransferase, protein MCKMSLKIALTKGRIEKPVMELLTAAGVDCEPLKNKKRKLIIDTSDDEYQFILAKGPDVTTYLNSGVVDIGIVGSDILTEHRNEQYELLDLEIGKCQFVLASTKDFEINKEGRRVIGTKYPLITQRYFESLGQDVEVIKIEGSVELAPLIGLADAIVDITETGTTLKENNLFIYDYLDKVSTRFVVNRMSLKQKAREIYSLVDKLENVIQNKKLIK, encoded by the coding sequence ATTTGCAAAATGTCACTGAAGATTGCTTTGACTAAGGGGAGAATTGAGAAACCAGTAATGGAATTACTTACTGCAGCTGGTGTTGATTGTGAACCACTTAAAAATAAGAAAAGGAAACTAATAATTGATACCTCGGATGACGAATATCAGTTCATTTTGGCAAAGGGACCTGATGTTACAACATATTTAAATTCTGGAGTTGTAGATATTGGAATTGTTGGGAGCGACATCTTGACAGAGCATCGTAATGAACAATATGAATTGTTAGATTTAGAAATAGGAAAGTGTCAATTTGTATTAGCGTCAACTAAGGACTTTGAAATTAACAAAGAAGGAAGAAGAGTGATTGGGACAAAATACCCACTAATTACACAAAGATATTTTGAATCATTAGGGCAAGACGTTGAAGTAATCAAGATTGAAGGGTCGGTTGAGTTAGCACCTTTGATAGGACTGGCTGATGCAATTGTTGACATTACAGAAACTGGAACGACATTGAAAGAAAATAATCTTTTCATTTATGATTATTTGGATAAAGTTTCAACCAGATTTGTTGTTAATAGAATGTCACTGAAGCAAAAAGCACGTGAAATATATTCATTGGTTGATAAATTAGAAAATGTTATTCAAAATAAAAAATTAATAAAATAG
- a CDS encoding ATP phosphoribosyltransferase regulatory subunit, whose protein sequence is MHKVNLPLGTRDGFGKREARKYYIKTKIEKTLLENNFMKVSTPLLEHKEVFAEFDLKQLGTYQLLDSNDDSLILRPDLTLPLARFLATNNVKLPQRFYYVGERFKISKALSGKYNQMTQAGIEIVGYPSIRAELECMLLINQISAEFLQGKVQIELGHAQFANAILDELTQDEILKKKIKTELFRKNMPKYLAYISVFKDRKEYEFLEKWPRLFGNISWVLRKIKEYELPEEAQRIINELTQITSWLEQLPKQKVLLDLSVAPPQNYYTGITFKGFIESISEYVFSGGRYDQLLENFQEQAEPAVGMGIDLEILADFSDISIQKEKKDLLYYQPEQLGLVNKILTKRGFELSMEDDLKKAFIAAQKQNTKLYRIDTGGNLQNVTEDCFD, encoded by the coding sequence ATGCACAAAGTAAATCTACCATTGGGAACAAGAGATGGCTTTGGGAAGCGCGAAGCAAGAAAATATTATATAAAGACCAAAATTGAAAAGACGTTGCTTGAAAATAATTTCATGAAGGTTAGTACACCTTTGCTGGAACACAAAGAAGTTTTTGCTGAGTTTGATTTAAAACAACTGGGAACATATCAATTGCTTGATAGCAATGATGACAGTTTAATATTACGTCCAGATTTAACTTTGCCATTGGCGCGATTTTTAGCTACTAATAATGTAAAGCTACCACAAAGATTTTATTATGTTGGAGAACGTTTTAAGATATCGAAGGCTCTGTCTGGTAAGTATAATCAGATGACACAGGCTGGAATTGAAATTGTAGGTTATCCTTCGATTCGAGCAGAACTCGAATGTATGCTTTTAATTAATCAAATTAGTGCAGAGTTTCTACAAGGAAAAGTTCAAATTGAATTAGGACATGCACAATTTGCAAATGCCATCCTGGATGAATTAACGCAAGATGAGATTTTAAAAAAGAAAATCAAGACAGAATTGTTTAGAAAAAATATGCCAAAATATCTTGCTTATATTTCTGTTTTTAAGGATAGAAAAGAGTATGAATTCTTAGAAAAATGGCCACGCTTATTTGGAAATATTTCTTGGGTTTTACGTAAGATAAAAGAATATGAGTTACCTGAAGAAGCACAACGGATTATCAATGAATTGACACAAATTACTTCTTGGTTAGAACAATTACCAAAACAAAAAGTTTTATTGGATTTAAGTGTCGCTCCTCCACAAAATTATTACACTGGAATTACTTTCAAAGGTTTTATCGAAAGTATTTCTGAATATGTTTTTAGTGGTGGTAGATATGATCAATTATTAGAGAACTTTCAAGAACAAGCGGAACCTGCTGTAGGAATGGGAATAGATTTAGAAATACTGGCAGATTTTTCCGATATTTCAATACAAAAAGAAAAAAAAGATTTACTTTATTATCAACCTGAGCAACTTGGATTGGTAAATAAGATTCTTACTAAACGCGGTTTTGAATTATCAATGGAAGATGATTTAAAAAAAGCATTTATTGCCGCGCAAAAGCAAAATACGAAATTATATAGAATTGATACAGGAGGTAATTTGCAAAATGTCACTGAAGATTGCTTTGACTAA
- a CDS encoding alpha/beta hydrolase, with product MRKKNFFASAVLGTGIASAVLVSEYLFKFAFKRVDYVPEAAADKQKYAESYWKYVEWFKGVTKEKWTFSIGNEEENMSAYFVPSKVGSSNVVIISHGYKGNGETMANYAKMFYDKGYNILLPDDRGHGESAGKYISFGWLDRLDYLKWIAKVIERVGMKSKIVLFGVSMGAATVEMLSGENLPPQVKCLIADCGYSSIHEELTYLLKQQFHLPKYPFYPLVSTINHRRLGYYLDDISSTEQLKKNNLPIFFIHGEKDDYVPSYMALENYRATNSAKELWIVKGASHAESYWINPSEYKKHIDDYLDKYFK from the coding sequence ATGAGAAAGAAAAATTTTTTTGCGAGTGCAGTGTTGGGTACAGGCATCGCAAGTGCTGTTTTGGTAAGTGAATACTTGTTTAAATTTGCTTTTAAGAGAGTGGATTATGTTCCTGAAGCAGCAGCTGATAAACAAAAGTATGCTGAAAGTTATTGGAAGTATGTGGAATGGTTTAAGGGTGTTACAAAAGAAAAGTGGACATTTTCGATTGGAAATGAAGAAGAAAATATGTCAGCTTATTTTGTTCCGTCTAAAGTTGGTTCGTCGAATGTAGTAATAATTTCACATGGATATAAGGGAAATGGCGAGACAATGGCTAATTACGCAAAGATGTTTTATGATAAGGGATACAATATCTTGTTGCCAGATGATCGAGGACACGGTGAAAGTGCAGGAAAATATATTAGTTTTGGCTGGTTAGATAGACTAGATTATCTGAAGTGGATAGCTAAAGTAATCGAGCGAGTTGGAATGAAGTCAAAAATAGTTTTATTTGGAGTCAGTATGGGCGCTGCAACAGTTGAGATGTTAAGTGGGGAAAATTTGCCACCACAAGTTAAATGTTTAATAGCGGATTGTGGGTATTCAAGTATTCATGAAGAACTCACCTACTTGTTGAAACAGCAATTCCATTTACCCAAATATCCTTTTTATCCACTTGTTAGTACGATAAATCATCGACGTTTGGGGTATTACTTGGATGATATTTCATCGACTGAGCAATTAAAGAAGAATAATTTACCAATCTTTTTTATTCACGGCGAAAAAGATGATTATGTGCCGAGTTATATGGCTTTGGAGAATTATCGTGCTACGAATTCTGCGAAAGAATTATGGATTGTAAAGGGTGCAAGTCATGCTGAGAGTTATTGGATTAATCCTAGCGAGTATAAGAAACATATTGATGATTATTTAGACAAATATTTTAAATAA
- a CDS encoding Gfo/Idh/MocA family protein encodes MAEKIHYGIVGTNRLAIKFVEALKESSKGEAVANFGHDYKKAQQLAQGLAIPKTYENLESLFNDDSIDIVYLAIKNEDHYESAKAALEAGKNVLLEKPFTRHKVGAQELFLLAQQKNLFIMESQSAVFLPIIEKAKQVIDEGVIGEVSFIDIQENYDTTDKKEWFKKLSAGGGAFINGGTSPIGLIQYLTGKDVTEWNGFEFNDVGEADTRCNLALKADNVLANIIIATEFDLETKIVVYGTKGRLEIPDYWESKTAFLKAADGTSKKFIADNQQSEIVHEINHINDILANNELKSTIVTPELTMHTMTIIESMYQRWYGDPLN; translated from the coding sequence ATGGCAGAAAAAATTCATTATGGAATCGTCGGTACTAATCGATTAGCAATTAAGTTTGTTGAAGCATTGAAAGAAAGTTCAAAAGGAGAGGCAGTTGCTAATTTTGGACATGATTATAAAAAGGCACAACAACTTGCTCAAGGACTGGCAATCCCGAAAACTTATGAGAATTTAGAATCGCTATTCAATGATGATTCAATAGATATTGTATATCTAGCTATAAAGAATGAAGATCATTATGAGAGTGCTAAAGCTGCATTGGAAGCTGGAAAAAATGTTTTATTAGAAAAACCATTCACGAGACATAAAGTTGGCGCCCAGGAACTCTTTTTATTGGCACAGCAAAAAAACTTGTTTATTATGGAATCCCAAAGTGCGGTGTTTCTACCAATCATTGAAAAAGCAAAACAGGTGATTGATGAGGGTGTAATAGGTGAAGTGAGTTTCATCGATATTCAAGAAAATTATGATACTACCGATAAAAAAGAATGGTTTAAGAAATTGTCTGCGGGCGGAGGGGCATTTATAAATGGCGGAACGAGTCCGATAGGTCTTATACAATATTTGACCGGTAAAGATGTTACGGAATGGAATGGATTCGAATTCAATGATGTTGGAGAAGCCGATACCAGATGTAACTTAGCTTTAAAAGCTGACAACGTTTTAGCAAACATCATTATTGCAACAGAATTTGATTTAGAAACAAAAATAGTGGTGTATGGGACAAAGGGAAGGTTAGAGATTCCTGATTATTGGGAATCAAAAACTGCTTTTTTGAAGGCAGCTGATGGCACTTCGAAGAAATTTATTGCTGATAATCAACAAAGTGAAATTGTGCATGAAATCAATCATATTAATGATATTCTAGCAAACAATGAACTAAAAAGTACAATTGTAACCCCAGAATTAACCATGCACACTATGACTATTATTGAATCAATGTACCAGAGATGGTATGGAGATCCTCTGAATTAA
- the hisF gene encoding imidazole glycerol phosphate synthase subunit HisF has product MLAKRIIPCLDVDNGRVKKGINFVNLVDVGDPATIAAEYEKQGADELVFLDITATNQERSTMKDVVESVSSQVFMPLTVGGGIKSVSDMQKLLRAGADKISLNSAAVANPSLITEGAKKFGNQCIVVAIDVKRNVKAGYYEVYTHGGKTATGIDALKWAKKVVDLGAGELLVTSMDKDGTKSGFDIKLYQGLSELVDVPIIASGGAGTSSDFIDVFQKSTVDGALAASVFHYGEITIPDLKQTLKVQGVNVR; this is encoded by the coding sequence ATGCTGGCTAAGAGAATTATTCCGTGCTTGGACGTTGATAATGGAAGAGTCAAGAAAGGAATTAACTTTGTAAATTTGGTTGATGTTGGTGATCCCGCGACAATTGCTGCAGAATATGAAAAACAAGGTGCAGATGAATTAGTTTTTCTGGATATTACAGCGACAAATCAGGAAAGAAGTACAATGAAAGATGTGGTTGAAAGTGTTTCTAGTCAAGTTTTTATGCCATTAACAGTTGGTGGCGGAATTAAATCTGTTTCTGATATGCAAAAGTTATTGCGAGCGGGAGCAGATAAGATTTCATTGAACTCTGCAGCAGTGGCTAATCCTTCATTGATAACGGAGGGTGCAAAAAAATTTGGTAATCAGTGTATTGTTGTAGCAATTGATGTTAAACGAAATGTTAAAGCTGGATATTATGAGGTTTATACTCATGGTGGTAAAACAGCAACAGGAATTGATGCTCTTAAGTGGGCTAAAAAGGTTGTTGACCTTGGTGCAGGCGAATTACTTGTCACAAGTATGGACAAGGACGGTACAAAATCAGGTTTTGATATCAAATTATATCAAGGATTATCTGAATTGGTTGATGTACCTATCATTGCATCTGGTGGAGCTGGTACAAGTTCGGATTTTATTGATGTTTTTCAAAAAAGTACCGTGGATGGTGCACTTGCAGCATCAGTTTTTCATTATGGTGAGATCACAATTCCAGATCTTAAGCAAACATTGAAAGTTCAAGGGGTGAATGTTAGATGA
- the hisE gene encoding phosphoribosyl-ATP diphosphatase has protein sequence MQNLEELYQLVLKRKENPKEGSYTDYLFTKGLDKILKKVGEESTEVIVAAKNSNKSELVYETADLLYHLMVLLVEQGVAFDEIKEELAKREGLMSKTKDRREIQDL, from the coding sequence ATGCAAAATCTAGAAGAATTGTATCAATTGGTACTGAAAAGAAAAGAAAATCCCAAAGAAGGTTCATATACTGATTATCTTTTTACCAAAGGATTAGACAAAATTCTAAAAAAAGTTGGTGAAGAATCAACTGAGGTAATTGTAGCAGCAAAAAATTCTAATAAGAGCGAGCTTGTGTATGAAACAGCAGATTTGCTGTATCACTTGATGGTACTTCTTGTGGAACAAGGGGTAGCATTTGATGAAATAAAAGAAGAATTGGCTAAAAGAGAAGGCTTGATGAGCAAAACCAAGGATCGCCGTGAAATTCAAGACTTATAA
- the hisA gene encoding 1-(5-phosphoribosyl)-5-[(5-phosphoribosylamino)methylideneamino]imidazole-4-carboxamide isomerase: MIFPAIDLKSGKSVRLYKGDFAEETLIEKTPVLQAQKYQAAGIKCLHLVDLDGALKGTPQNETVIKDIRKVFTGLIEIGGGIRDLTRVKHYLNLGINRVIIGSAALFDPEFVIASLKQFGADKIVIGVDGTDELVAVNGWLDTSDTKMGTLISKMEQAGARNFIVTDVQRDGTMKGPNIELLKKLKGRFNNCNIIASGGIRDIKDVKKLVAADLPDMVVGKALFEGRLTLEEISEVNGNAG; this comes from the coding sequence ATGATTTTTCCAGCAATTGATTTAAAGTCAGGTAAGAGTGTCCGTTTATATAAAGGTGACTTTGCAGAAGAAACGTTAATAGAAAAGACACCTGTATTACAGGCTCAAAAGTATCAAGCAGCGGGAATCAAGTGCTTACACCTTGTCGATTTAGATGGTGCTTTGAAAGGTACGCCACAAAATGAAACAGTTATAAAAGATATTAGAAAAGTATTTACTGGTTTGATTGAAATTGGTGGTGGTATTAGGGATCTTACACGGGTAAAGCATTATTTGAATCTTGGAATTAATCGTGTAATTATTGGATCTGCAGCATTGTTTGATCCTGAGTTTGTAATCGCATCTTTAAAGCAATTTGGCGCAGATAAAATTGTAATTGGAGTAGATGGAACTGATGAGTTAGTGGCGGTAAATGGTTGGCTGGATACATCTGATACGAAAATGGGTACACTGATTAGCAAGATGGAACAAGCTGGGGCCAGAAACTTTATTGTAACGGATGTTCAAAGAGACGGGACAATGAAGGGACCTAATATTGAATTACTAAAAAAGCTCAAAGGCAGGTTTAACAACTGTAATATCATTGCATCAGGTGGAATTCGCGATATTAAAGATGTAAAAAAATTAGTAGCGGCAGACTTGCCTGATATGGTTGTTGGGAAAGCATTGTTTGAAGGCAGATTGACATTAGAAGAGATTTCCGAGGTGAATGGTAATGCTGGCTAA
- the hisJ gene encoding histidinol-phosphatase HisJ, with the protein MKKDGHTHTELCPHGSGDETAKMIEKAIELGFSDYCITEHAPLPEGFATEFKGKNEGLETASLKWSQLDDYFELCERLQEKYGNVINIKVGFEIDYLPGFEVDIKNFLDEYGPRTQENILSVHFMKGTANGFWCVDYDTTEFANGFSDFLANPQNLYYRYFKLIQQAVSADLGKYAPQRIGHMNLIKKYQDYFGLPVKFNNSNLELITDILNIVKTKKMELDFNTAGLYKPYCNEVYPGKQILQIACEKKIPLVFGSDAHSMSEVGRGYHLVDFIETLDRK; encoded by the coding sequence ATGAAAAAAGATGGTCATACACATACAGAACTTTGTCCACATGGTTCTGGTGATGAAACTGCTAAAATGATTGAAAAGGCTATTGAATTAGGATTTTCTGATTATTGTATTACTGAACATGCTCCACTTCCTGAAGGATTTGCGACAGAATTTAAAGGAAAAAATGAGGGATTAGAAACTGCATCACTTAAGTGGTCACAATTGGATGATTATTTTGAATTATGTGAGAGGTTACAGGAAAAATATGGTAATGTTATCAATATTAAAGTAGGGTTTGAAATTGACTATCTGCCTGGTTTTGAGGTTGATATCAAAAATTTTCTAGATGAGTATGGTCCGCGAACACAAGAAAATATTTTATCTGTCCATTTTATGAAAGGGACCGCTAATGGTTTTTGGTGTGTTGATTATGATACAACAGAATTTGCCAATGGTTTTTCAGATTTTCTAGCAAATCCGCAGAATTTGTACTATAGATATTTTAAACTAATTCAACAAGCTGTCTCTGCAGATTTAGGAAAATATGCACCGCAAAGAATAGGACATATGAATTTAATTAAAAAATATCAGGATTATTTCGGTTTACCTGTAAAATTTAACAATAGTAATCTTGAATTAATTACCGATATTTTAAATATCGTAAAAACGAAAAAAATGGAGCTTGACTTTAACACCGCAGGCTTATACAAACCATATTGTAATGAAGTGTATCCAGGAAAACAAATTTTGCAGATAGCTTGTGAAAAGAAGATACCGTTGGTATTTGGATCGGATGCACATTCAATGAGTGAAGTTGGTCGAGGTTATCACTTGGTGGATTTTATTGAAACACTTGACAGAAAATAG
- the hisB gene encoding imidazoleglycerol-phosphate dehydratase HisB, giving the protein MREAEITRNTAETKIKIKLNLDKQTGIKINTGIGFFDHMLTLFAKHGRFGLEVTADGDLNVDPHHTVEDTGIVLGMCFKEALGQKKQIERYGTAFVPMDETLGRVCIDLSGRSYLVFNAELENPRLGDFETEIVEDFFQAVAFSTEMNLHAEILYGRNTHHKIESLFKAFGRAMRQAITINKEIEGVNSTKGVI; this is encoded by the coding sequence ATGAGAGAAGCTGAAATTACAAGGAACACTGCAGAAACAAAAATAAAAATCAAGTTGAATTTAGATAAGCAGACAGGCATAAAAATCAATACGGGAATTGGCTTCTTTGATCATATGCTGACTCTTTTTGCAAAGCATGGTCGTTTTGGATTAGAGGTAACTGCAGACGGTGATCTAAATGTTGACCCGCATCATACGGTTGAAGACACAGGGATTGTTTTAGGAATGTGTTTCAAAGAGGCTTTGGGACAAAAGAAGCAAATTGAAAGATATGGGACAGCTTTTGTTCCAATGGATGAAACACTTGGAAGAGTCTGCATTGATTTAAGTGGACGCTCATATCTAGTGTTCAATGCGGAGTTAGAGAATCCTCGCTTAGGTGATTTTGAAACAGAAATTGTTGAAGATTTTTTTCAGGCTGTTGCATTTAGTACTGAAATGAACTTACACGCCGAAATTTTGTATGGTAGAAATACGCATCATAAGATTGAAAGTTTATTTAAAGCATTTGGGAGAGCAATGAGGCAAGCTATTACAATTAATAAAGAGATTGAAGGTGTGAATTCAACGAAAGGTGTGATTTGA
- the hisI gene encoding phosphoribosyl-AMP cyclohydrolase, producing the protein MNRPNFAKGLVTSVIVDEETGDVLMVAWMNEESYEKTIMTGETWFWSRSRQELWHKGETSGNTQIVKSILLDCDQDTLLIRVKPAGPACHTGKRTCFFEEIKFKGEN; encoded by the coding sequence ATGAACAGACCTAATTTCGCAAAGGGACTAGTTACAAGTGTAATTGTTGATGAAGAAACAGGCGATGTTTTAATGGTTGCATGGATGAATGAAGAAAGTTATGAAAAGACGATTATGACAGGTGAAACTTGGTTTTGGTCTCGTTCAAGGCAAGAGCTATGGCATAAAGGGGAAACGAGTGGTAATACACAAATTGTGAAGAGTATTCTACTTGATTGTGATCAAGATACTCTTTTGATACGGGTTAAGCCAGCGGGCCCAGCTTGTCACACTGGGAAACGGACTTGTTTTTTTGAAGAAATTAAGTTTAAAGGAGAAAACTAA
- the hisC gene encoding histidinol-phosphate transaminase, producing MKSQIKKIENYVPEEPIESVKARLGLKKLVRLSANENPFGTSPKVKEAILNWNFKEENRYPDGYASELRTKIADFIGVAPEKLVFGVGLDEIITMISRIFLEAGDEVILSKPTFSEYALHAQIEGAKVIEIPCLPETGHYDFAEFLKQITDKTKIIWVCNPNNPTGTYEDLKTLKSFFDKVPDNILILLDEAYIHYVTKVKNASFLSELANYKNVMLLRTFSKAYGLANYRVGYAVMNEELANYMQAIRLPYNLNSLAQLAAIAALEDQDFVNNSVEKTRIERDNWERFFEENQIRYYVSQANFIFFNYPAANKLADKLLERGYQIRRGLLKDWLRITIGSEKDGANLRSIILENKIQYNYETASNSDTMDKKQLLSMMR from the coding sequence ATGAAATCACAAATTAAAAAGATTGAGAATTATGTACCGGAAGAGCCTATTGAGAGCGTAAAAGCAAGATTAGGATTAAAGAAATTAGTAAGGTTATCTGCCAATGAAAATCCCTTTGGAACTTCACCTAAGGTAAAAGAAGCAATTTTAAACTGGAATTTTAAAGAAGAAAATCGCTACCCGGATGGCTATGCTAGTGAATTAAGAACTAAGATTGCAGATTTTATCGGTGTAGCTCCAGAAAAACTTGTTTTTGGAGTTGGACTTGATGAAATTATTACAATGATCTCACGTATTTTTCTTGAAGCTGGGGATGAAGTGATTCTTAGCAAGCCGACCTTTTCAGAATATGCATTACATGCTCAAATAGAAGGTGCAAAAGTTATTGAAATTCCTTGTTTACCTGAGACTGGGCACTATGATTTTGCAGAGTTTTTGAAGCAAATTACGGATAAAACAAAAATAATCTGGGTATGTAATCCTAACAATCCAACCGGAACATATGAAGATCTCAAAACCTTAAAGTCGTTCTTTGACAAGGTTCCAGATAATATTTTGATTTTGTTAGATGAAGCATATATTCATTATGTTACAAAAGTTAAGAATGCCAGTTTTTTGTCAGAATTAGCTAATTACAAAAATGTGATGTTATTGAGGACATTCTCTAAAGCATATGGATTGGCAAATTATCGTGTTGGTTATGCAGTGATGAATGAAGAATTGGCTAACTATATGCAGGCAATAAGGCTGCCCTATAATCTAAATTCACTTGCACAACTTGCGGCGATTGCAGCTTTAGAAGACCAGGACTTTGTTAATAACTCTGTTGAAAAGACACGAATCGAAAGAGATAATTGGGAGCGTTTCTTTGAAGAAAATCAAATCAGGTATTATGTCAGTCAGGCAAATTTCATTTTCTTTAATTATCCCGCTGCAAATAAATTGGCAGATAAATTGTTGGAGAGAGGATATCAAATTAGGCGTGGATTATTAAAAGATTGGTTACGTATCACAATTGGTTCAGAAAAAGACGGTGCTAATTTGCGCAGTATAATTTTGGAAAATAAGATTCAATATAATTACGAAACTGCCAGCAACTCTGATACAATGGATAAAAAGCAGTTATTATCAATGATGAGGTGA